The Pseudomonadota bacterium genome contains a region encoding:
- a CDS encoding C2 domain-containing protein, producing MKRLGFFVFASLIALLALALAAPGCGSKKPKHKTAADADAGVDAGDEEEIAGDTSGEDTGSEPADTGSEPADTGSEPADTGSETPAKGPAVFPPAPANDFSGRSTKDYLISIRKAQVLPAKGTGECWDECDGKAQTAIGTAVGQLGALPPTSQGAFDTPAKVLQMAVGVAGGTDALPDVFVHIRCGHGQGHVTNKGAAKNKIAPTWTYENKTMSLDERDVCAISLWDADDDGDEEIGRVEVPLVQRANSGGGKAVIFGAEDGFGLVYSLEIGVKAKDAAGGGTTGGGTTGGGKAEVNVPKAQYTVEIVKAQIQKTKKDGKEWDAAPKQGSGGILGALAGAAAAVDGKDVDAYVEAWFNGYLSQAPFITTSVKKENYYPVWNESGGLTLKDTDFINFMVWDKDAVNPDLIGECKTKPLGVQGMGEIKLEKCGQVDYLIVKITKN from the coding sequence ATGAAACGTCTAGGATTTTTCGTCTTCGCATCATTGATCGCGCTGCTGGCCCTGGCGCTCGCGGCCCCCGGCTGCGGGAGCAAGAAGCCGAAGCACAAGACGGCCGCGGACGCGGACGCGGGCGTCGACGCGGGCGACGAAGAGGAGATCGCCGGCGATACGAGCGGCGAGGACACCGGCTCCGAGCCCGCGGACACCGGCTCCGAGCCCGCGGACACCGGCTCCGAGCCCGCGGACACCGGCTCGGAGACGCCCGCCAAGGGGCCGGCCGTTTTCCCGCCGGCGCCGGCGAACGACTTCAGCGGAAGGTCGACGAAGGACTACCTCATCTCCATCCGCAAGGCGCAGGTCCTGCCGGCCAAGGGCACCGGCGAGTGCTGGGACGAGTGCGACGGCAAGGCCCAGACGGCGATCGGCACGGCCGTCGGCCAGCTCGGCGCGCTGCCGCCCACGTCGCAGGGCGCGTTCGACACGCCCGCCAAGGTGCTGCAGATGGCGGTCGGCGTAGCCGGCGGCACCGACGCGCTGCCCGACGTGTTCGTGCACATTCGGTGCGGCCACGGCCAGGGCCACGTGACGAACAAGGGCGCGGCGAAGAACAAGATCGCGCCCACGTGGACCTACGAGAACAAGACGATGAGCCTCGACGAGCGCGACGTGTGCGCCATCAGCCTCTGGGACGCGGACGACGACGGCGACGAGGAGATCGGCCGCGTCGAGGTGCCGCTCGTGCAGCGCGCCAATTCCGGCGGCGGCAAGGCGGTCATCTTCGGTGCCGAGGACGGCTTCGGCCTCGTGTACTCGCTCGAGATCGGGGTCAAGGCCAAGGACGCGGCGGGCGGCGGCACGACCGGCGGCGGAACGACGGGCGGCGGCAAGGCCGAGGTGAACGTGCCCAAGGCGCAGTACACGGTCGAGATCGTCAAGGCGCAGATCCAGAAGACCAAGAAGGACGGCAAGGAGTGGGACGCGGCGCCGAAGCAGGGCAGCGGCGGCATCCTCGGCGCGCTCGCGGGCGCCGCGGCCGCAGTGGACGGCAAGGACGTCGACGCGTACGTCGAGGCGTGGTTCAACGGCTACCTGTCCCAGGCTCCCTTCATCACGACGAGCGTGAAGAAGGAGAACTACTACCCGGTGTGGAACGAGAGCGGCGGGCTCACGCTCAAGGACACGGACTTCATCAACTTCATGGTGTGGGACAAGGACGCGGTGAACCCGGACCTGATAGGCGAGTGCAAGACCAAGCCGCTCGGCGTCCAGGGAATGGGCGAGATCAAGCTCGAGAAGTGCGGCCAGGTCGACTACCTCATCGTCAAGATCACGAAGAATTAG
- a CDS encoding cupin domain-containing protein: MTVNTVNLSTPIIGETRAVTAREVQRSRGARIRVLLGPDDGMPRFHMREFTLEPGGRIPEHGHPEIEHLQLVLAGELTISLDGAARTVGAGHFIYIPPGCAHWYENRGAVECRFLCMIPAGIAYTTDWKEPGERG, from the coding sequence ATGACCGTAAATACAGTAAATTTGTCGACGCCCATCATCGGGGAGACGCGCGCGGTCACCGCACGGGAGGTCCAGAGATCCCGGGGCGCCCGGATTCGCGTCCTGCTCGGCCCCGACGACGGCATGCCGCGGTTCCACATGCGAGAGTTCACGCTGGAGCCCGGCGGGCGCATCCCAGAGCACGGCCACCCCGAGATCGAGCACCTGCAGCTCGTGCTCGCGGGAGAGCTCACGATCTCGCTCGACGGCGCCGCGCGTACCGTCGGCGCCGGGCACTTCATCTACATCCCGCCCGGCTGCGCGCACTGGTACGAGAACCGGGGCGCGGTCGAGTGCCGGTTCCTGTGCATGATCCCGGCAGGGATCGCGTACACGACGGATTGGAAGGAACCCGGCGAGCGCGGGTGA
- a CDS encoding tetratricopeptide repeat protein encodes MKYRCVSCDHVFEHEGADKPRCPRCLGIHEIEPVAAREPKAPAPEKRRRYRWLIAAIIVALGVGAYLTYPYISGMGDGDGAQPLEGDLLRAAMVRAGVPEADVVLPFEITARIRAFAERAVDGRDDAEALEALVSALADMKKQGRWTQHQQRTPRIEDPMTADALLAALEGAQEKPYQATSYELACLLLAAARAVEVDAHLAQIFSFEGRKAPADQAGKLGRYGVTLGRGTPKEPPPLFDPFELRTGKAARADLLVLGDEAAVGPFYAHKSLARLTARKTSEALVLNDLAIKLDPGCALFRSGRGLIFLASGAGEEAIAEFEKAIKRRDDPVSRVNLAEVLLAVQPMGDRAKSELEAALSKMPDYVRARVFLSGVYLMRGELEAAESELGTAERLAPDSPEVAFGWAGYYAAKHDGDQAIAKGQQAVRLGGEDLESLVRLAQIYAATARFDEMRATLDRALALSDSKEVAAVIEQMFGYSREDASDDDGAADAGAGGGGGGLAGELELNMDKKAGPSLLGSDGLKLGPGLGGGGLGGGLGGGPGTPGSNGLKLKYNME; translated from the coding sequence ATGAAATACAGATGTGTCAGTTGCGATCATGTTTTCGAGCACGAGGGCGCGGACAAGCCACGCTGTCCCCGGTGCCTCGGGATCCACGAGATCGAGCCGGTCGCGGCCAGGGAGCCCAAGGCGCCCGCGCCGGAGAAGCGGCGGCGGTATCGCTGGCTGATCGCGGCGATCATCGTCGCGCTCGGCGTCGGCGCGTACCTCACGTACCCGTACATCTCGGGGATGGGGGACGGCGACGGGGCGCAGCCGCTCGAGGGCGATCTCCTGCGCGCCGCGATGGTCCGCGCCGGCGTGCCGGAGGCCGACGTCGTGCTGCCGTTCGAGATCACCGCGCGGATCCGTGCGTTCGCCGAGAGGGCTGTCGACGGCCGCGACGACGCCGAGGCGCTCGAGGCGCTCGTCTCCGCCCTGGCCGACATGAAGAAGCAGGGCAGGTGGACCCAGCACCAGCAGCGGACGCCGCGCATCGAGGATCCGATGACCGCGGACGCGCTGCTCGCCGCGCTCGAGGGGGCGCAGGAGAAGCCGTACCAGGCGACGAGCTACGAGCTCGCGTGCCTCCTCCTCGCCGCGGCGCGCGCGGTCGAGGTCGACGCGCACCTGGCCCAGATCTTCTCGTTCGAGGGTCGCAAGGCGCCGGCGGATCAGGCGGGCAAGCTCGGCCGGTACGGCGTGACGCTCGGCAGGGGGACCCCGAAGGAGCCGCCGCCACTGTTCGATCCGTTCGAGCTGCGGACCGGGAAGGCCGCACGGGCCGATCTCCTCGTGCTCGGCGACGAGGCGGCCGTCGGGCCGTTCTACGCCCACAAGTCGCTCGCGCGGCTGACGGCGCGAAAGACCTCCGAGGCGCTCGTGCTGAACGATCTCGCCATCAAGCTCGATCCCGGCTGCGCGCTCTTCCGCAGCGGCCGCGGCCTGATCTTCCTGGCGAGCGGCGCGGGCGAGGAGGCGATCGCGGAGTTCGAGAAGGCGATCAAGCGGCGCGACGATCCGGTCTCCCGGGTCAACCTCGCCGAGGTGCTGCTGGCGGTCCAGCCGATGGGGGATCGCGCCAAGAGCGAGCTCGAGGCGGCGCTGTCCAAGATGCCCGACTACGTGCGGGCGCGCGTGTTCCTCTCGGGCGTGTACTTGATGCGCGGCGAGCTCGAGGCCGCGGAGAGCGAGCTCGGGACGGCCGAGCGGCTGGCCCCCGACTCGCCGGAGGTGGCGTTCGGGTGGGCCGGCTACTACGCGGCGAAGCACGACGGCGACCAGGCGATCGCCAAGGGGCAGCAGGCGGTGCGGCTCGGGGGCGAGGACCTCGAGTCGCTCGTGCGGCTCGCCCAGATCTACGCGGCGACCGCCCGCTTCGACGAGATGCGCGCCACGCTCGACAGGGCGCTCGCCCTCTCCGATTCGAAGGAGGTCGCGGCGGTCATCGAGCAGATGTTCGGCTACTCCAGAGAGGACGCGAGCGATGACGACGGCGCGGCGGACGCCGGGGCCGGCGGCGGGGGCGGCGGTCTCGCGGGCGAGCTCGAGCTCAACATGGACAAGAAGGCCGGCCCGTCGCTGCTCGGCTCGGACGGGCTGAAGCTCGGTCCGGGATTGGGCGGCGGCGGATTGGGCGGGGGATTGGGCGGGGGGCCTGGAACGCCGGGATCGAACGGATTGAAGTTGAAGTACAACATGGAATAG